The genome window AGAGCGCAAAAGAAATCGAAAACAATTTGGACGATCCCGAAAAAAGGGCCAAGGCGTATTTTGCAAAAGGGAATTATGCGAAGGCTCTCGAAGAAATCGAAAGAGCGAAGATCAACAACCCGGAAATAAATTATATCAAAGGTTATTCTCTGGAAAAAACGGGACATCAATCCGAAGCGATCCGGGAATACGCCGCCCTCGCCTTTTCGGACAAAAACAAAGACATCGCAATCAAGGCTAACCGAAGATTGTTGATGCTCGGATATTATTACAACGCCGGTTCGGAGATAGCGTCTCTTTCCGATAAGAACGCTGAACGTTTGGGAGACGCTTCCGAAGCGAAGGAAATCAAAACCTCTTCCGAAAAATTGAAACAACCGAGCCGCCTTTTAGACAACGGGGATTTCGAATCGAAAAACGAAATCTTGGAACGGGATCTTTCCAAACAGAATCAAGCGATGCTGGAAGAAGTGATTCAGAAATCGAATCAGTTTCTGAAAAAAGCGGAAGCGCCTCCGCCTCCGAAAGCGATGATCAAGATCGTCGTATCCGATTCGGATCCCGTTTATGCGAACCAGGTCGTGATCGAAGGGGACAAGGCGAGACTTTTCTCATCCCACTTTCCGATCACCCTTCCCACGTTTTCCATCGAATCGATCTCGATGGATAAGAACGCGACGAAGAATTCCAAACTGATCATGACCAAGGACTCAAACAAGCAATCTTTTTTAAAAGCTTCCGTAGACGACGATTCGATTACTCTTATGGACAAGGTTTCCAAGAAGAAAGTTCAAATCAATTCTGCGATTAAGATAGAGGTTATTCAGTGAGCAGAATTCTTTTTCTACTTTCCATTACGATTCTACCGTTGTTATCCTTCGAGATTTCGGCGCATCGAATCATTTTAAAATCCGGGGAAGAGATTTCGGGTAACGTTACCGATAACGATCCGGCTCTTGAAGAGATTACGATCCAAACCGGAGACGGTGAACGAAAGATCAAAAAGAGTGAAATTTCCGAAATGCGTTTCGAAGAGGCCGGAAACATCCTTTGTTTGGAATTGGACGAAGATCCGAAGCGGACCTGCACGCATAAGCTTACTCGAATCAACGCACAAACCTTGTTTTACGTCACGGAAGAAGGGGAATATCTCCGAGTCGCGATCGAACGGGTAAAATACGCCAAGATCACCGAGCCTTCCCCGAGAATTCTCCAGCAGCTTTCCAAAACGAATTTGAAGTTCACCGTTTCCTCCGAAACGGAAGACGATATCCTTTCCAAGATTTCGATCCTAAACGACGAATCGATTATGTTGACGCGCGGAGAAACCGAAGCTCCCACTATTTTAGAAAATAAGAATATTTCAAAGATCGTATATAAACTGGAGGATCTAACTCCGAAAAATCCGGAAACGGGTCTGGTTCTCTGGGATTATCTGATTCCGGGTTATTACCTCGCAAGAAAGGAGCACACAAAGTCCGGTTACGCTCTCATGGGAGTCACCGGATTGTTCGCCTTGGGCGCCGCTTACGAATACTATTCGGGAATCAACGTAAAGGAGAAACAGCCGATGTTTCTTCCGCAGGACAACGGAACCTTTCTTTTGTTCGATCAGGACAATTCCGAGTATTCGAGACACAAACAACTCAATCATCTTTTTCTAATATCCTTGTCGTTGAGCTATATTTTCAACACGGCTTTGATTTCTTTCCCTGCGGTTTTTTCGATCGCCGCGACCGAAAGAAATATTCCTTACGCATCGGCGGTGAGGGAACGAAACATCGAATTTAAAATGACGTATAACTTTTAGGGAGAATTAACTTATGCAAAACACAGGCGGCGGACTGGCATCCAAAGACGAACTTTTAGTTCAGGAAATCACGGACTCTCACGTTCAGGGAGTTCTCAAAAAGAACATGGCGATCTTGAAGACGACGGGAGAAATCAGTTTATTCTCCGCTAAAAAATTCAAGGAAGCGATGAACGACAGAATCGAAAACGGAGTAAACATCTTCCTCGTAGATCTTTCCTCCACTACTCATATCGATTCTTCCGGATTGGCCGCTTTTATCAGCACGCAAGCGAGACTTTTTAAGGAATCTCAGGGAAAGATCGTGATCTTCTCCGTTCCGATGCACCTTCAAAAGATTTTCGAGCTTACAAAACTCGACAAACTCATCGGGATCACCATCGATCTGGATGCGGCGATCGACCGTGCAATGGCTTCCTAACCGGGCCGCGGAACGATTCGCGGCCGTTTGAGATCGGTAAACCGGCTCTCAAAATGAGTTGCAACGGGTTGAATGCTTCCTAAGCTTTCCTGCGATGGCAGGAAAGCTGTTTCTGATCGGGTCCAACGTTCTTTTAAGCGGAGTCCCGGTCTCCAACGAACTTCACGAACACTATAGCGCCTCTTTTCTTTTGAGCAAAGGAAAACCGTTCCGTTTCAGAACCGGCGTCACGGATTGGATGGAATCGAAAGCCGTCCTCGTCCGTCCGAACGTCGAACAGCAGTTAGAAGCTCCGAACAAAGACATCTTCATTCTCCATTTCGATCCGGACAGCGTTCGAATTCAGGGAACGATCTTCGACTTCCGATCCGATTTTCTCGAACTGAAACCGGAAGTATATTCACAAATTCTAAAATTCTTAACCTTTCCCGCTAACGAAGAGGAAGCGGTTCTACTTTGGAAGAGAACCCTCGACGTGCTTAGAAAAGAGGGAACCGATCGCAAAGAAAGGGATCCTCGGATCAAGCAGGCCTTAAAAAAAATTTCCGAATCCATTCCCGAAAATCTTCCGCTCGAAGAATTGACCCAATCCACCGGTTTGTCCGAAAGCAGACTGATGCATTTGTTTAAAGAAGAGGTCGGAATTCCGATCCGAAAATACGTTCAATGGCTGCGAATCAAAACCTGCGTGCTTTCCCTGGCAAAAGGAAATTCGCTGACCGTCGCATCCCACGAGGCGGGCTTTGCGGACCAGGCCCACATGAGCCGGACCTTCCGGGAAATGTTCGGTTTAAAACCCTCGCTTTTTTTGAAAAATAGCAGTTCCGTTCAAGTAATCTTCTGCAAAATCGGGGATGATGTGCAACTCTAAACGGAGCCGAAAATCGAAACACGGCTTCAATCTTTGATGAAGGGAGTTGATATGAAAACGATCGAACAGTGGTTGACCGAATACGCGGAGAGTCACCAAAATATCATTAACAAAAGAATTCACTGGATCGCCGTGCCGACCATCATGTTTACGTTGCTCGGAATGCTTTGGTCCATTCCTTCCGGTTCCATTCAGAGCCTTCTTCCCGAATCCCTAGGTCAGAGCAGATTGTTTTTGAACTGGGCTACGATCTTCGTTTTAGTGACCGGAATTTTCTATCTCAGACTTTCCATCCCCATGTTTCTCGGAATGATGACGATGGTCGCAGTAATGCTCGCGGGCGTTTATTTCATTTCTCTTTCCGGGATTTCCACTTTGATCAGCATATCCGTCGGAGTGTTCGTCGTTGCGTGGATCTTTCAATTCATCGGTCATAAGATCGAAGGGAAGAAGCCTTCTTTTTTCAAAGACCTTCAGTTTCTTTTGATCGGGCCCGCTTGGTGCCTGAGTTATTTCTATAAGAAGGTAGGAATCTCCTACTAAGAAAAATTTAGGGCGCTCCTGCGCCGATACGACGATTTACGAATCACGAACTAAGAAGGCGCAGGCCAGGCTCGCTACGCGCTTCGGCTACCGCCTTCGGTTGCATCGCGATTCGTAAAGGCGAGATGACCAAAAGCAAAGTTTGACAGGTTTTGCCGAATAACGGCGATGCAACTGCTACGCACGCTCCGCATCCTTAGCGCGTTTACAAAACGGTTGACTCGATCCTTAAAAACGACGAAACTCGCCTTCCACGGAGAATTAAAATTGAAAACGACCCAAACTACGTTCACATCCAAAAATTTTTCCAGAAAGGAATTCCTCCGTTCTTCCGCGAAGTTTTTCATTTTGAGCGGAACGGGTGCGGCGGTCCTTTCTTCCGCAAACGGATGCGGCTCCGGTCCGAAAGGGATCGTCGACAAGGGATTGACTTTTTCTTCCCTATCGCAAGTGTTAAGCGAACTGGAAACATTCAAAAAATCGAATTCGATTCAAGGATACGGAACCTGGGACGCGGGAAAAGTTTTTCTTCACTGCGCTCAATCGATCGAATATTCGATCCAAGGTTATCCCGAAAATAAAAGCGCTCTATTTCAAAACACGATCGGAAAACTCGTATTCTTAAAGTTCGCTTCTTCGCAAAAGATGTCGCACGACTTGGAGGCTCCGATTCCGGGCGCCGCTCCGATCCATTCCGATACGGATTGGAAGGCAAGCCTCGGGGTTTTACAAGAAACGATTTTGAAGTTCCAAGCATACGGCGGGGAACTCAAACCCCATTTCGCATACGGAAGTTTATCCAAGGAAGAATACGATCTGGCGCATGCGATGCATATCGCGAACCATTTCAGTTTTTTGACTTTCAATTCTTAAGTTAAGAGGCGTTAAAAAAAATAGACTTCGGAATTCCGGGGAACTCCGAAGTCCGAGAGCAAGTGTTTCGGATGGATTCGTTAGTGAAAAAAATGAATGATTACAAAGCGGAAAGACTCGCTTCCGCCAATTCGTAGCCGCCCATTTGATCCGGATGAAAATTCGGCCGGAAGTATTTCAAACATCCTTGGAACAAAGGAGGCACCGAAGCTCCGAGATGTTTGCGGGCATAAAAACGATCCGCTCGAAACTTCTTCCAGGAAACTTCCTTATCCGCGATCAAGAACCAATACTGAAACAGAATCGCATACGACCAAAGCAGAACGGTCGCGGTCGCAAAACCGAAAATTCTCAAGAAATAATTCGGAGCGACTTCCTGAAGAACGTCGTAAACGACCGATTTGTGTTCTATCTCTTCACAAGCGTGCCAAACGAGAAGTTTTCTCATATCGCCGTGAGCGTCGCGGGCCAGATCGTATTTTAACGATATTTCGCCTAACGTGGCCGTATAGTGTTCGAGAGCGGCGGTGATCGAAAGATCGATCTTAGGTCCGAATAAAAATCTTAAAAACGGAAAGATTCCTTTATACAGGGTCGTGTAATAGAACTTGGCGATCTTATCGAGCGGAAGACCGTATCTGCGGATTGCGAACCAAACCCGTTCGTGTTCTTTTCCGTGCTGCACTTCTTGACCGATAAAAGACTTCACGCGATTCTTTAAAGGTTCGCTGAGTCGGTCTTGAAACGGTTTCACGCTTCGGATAAAATAGCGTTCCCCTTCCGGAAAGATCACGTGAAAACTGTTCAACGCGTGCGTAATGATCGCGTTATCGTTGAAATAATGTCTGGGAAGATTTTCCAAACCTTCAAAGTCCATTTTGCGGACCGAAGGTGATTGCCCATCAATCGTTTTTGCGAACGGCTTTTTCATTTTCCAAACCTCTTCTTCTTTTACCGGAACTCTTTTTCTTTTCGATTTCGGCGAGTAGGATACCCGATCCTTCGTTTTCGTTCTTTCCGAATCCCGAAACACCTGATGGATTTTGAAATCGGCTAGGATTTTCTCGGAGAAAGTTTCGGAAAAGACGCGGACTTCGTTCGAAATTCTCGGATCCGAACGCGTTCTTCCTTGATTCTTCCCCGGAAGGAGAAAAGGAATCTTCTTTACGAATAAAGCGCGACGCAGATTCTGGAATACAAGGCAAAGGGGGATTAGCTCAGCTGGTTAGAGCGCTACCTTGACATGGTAGAGGTCACTGGTTCGATCCCAGTATCTCCCACCACTTATCGAGCGCCTTGTAGGAAGCGAGATCTGAGTTTCGCGATTGTATTGAGTCTTCCTCGAGCGCTCCGTTCATCGTTAATTTTCGAACATACGCGTAAGGCGATCGACGAACCGAATCGGAAACGTCCATAGTTCGTCGAAATACACGCCTGTTCAACAAGGAGTCGAACTCGAAAGTTTCGTCCATGTTCGTTCCTTCCAAAAGTATCATCACAAAAACCATTCTGATTCTTTCGATCGTCAGTCTGTTGACGGACGTCGCGTCCGAGATGTTGTATCCGATTCTTCCCATTTATTTGAAGGAAATCGGCTTTTCGATTTTTCTGATCGGACTCTTGGAAGGAGTCGCGGAAGCGACCGCCGGATTCAGCAAAGGTTCTTTCGGAAGAATGTCCGATCTAAGCGGAAAACGGCTTCCGTTCGTTCGATGGGGTTACCTACTCAGCGCGCTTTCCAAACCGATGATGACTTTTTTGGCGTCTCCGTTTTGGGTTTTTTTCGTGAGAACCACGGATCGACTGGGCAAGGGAATCCGAACTTCCGCCAGAGACGCCCTTCTTTCCGACGAAACTACGATCGAAAACAAAGGAAGGGTTTTCGGTTTTCATCGATCGATGGATACGTTCGGAGCGGTACTCGGACCGCTTTCGGCTCTCGTGTTTTTATACTTTTATCCCGGAAGATACAAAGAATTATTTCTGCTAGCGTTTATTCCCGGACTTCTCGCGATCCTATTTACCTTTTGGATCCGAGAAAAGAATACGATACCGCTCGTTCCCAAAGAGGAGGAGAAATATTCGATTCTTCTTTTTTTCAAATATTGGAAGAGCGCTTCTCCTTCGTATAAAAATCTAACGCGGGGAATTCTGTTTTTCACGTTGTTCAACGGTTCGGATGTGTTTCTTCTTTTGCGTTTGAAAGAGTCGGGCATGAGCGATTCTTCTTCCATCGGAGCCTATATATTTTACAACATCGTGTACGCGGTCGCCGCTTATCCGTTGGGAGTGATCGCGGATAAGGTGGGATTGAAGAAGATGTTTCTCTTCGGTTTATTATGTTTCGCGCTCGTTTATTGGAGTATGGGATTCGGAGAATCCTCTTGGATCCTTTGGATCGCGTTTGCCGGGTACGGGGTTTACGCTGCTTCCACGGAAGGAATTTCAAAGGCATGGATCAGCAATCTGGTTCCCAAAACGGAAACCGCAACGGCATTAGGAACCTTTAATGCGTTTCAAAGTCTTTGTATGATTCTCGCGAGTTCGATCACGGGTTATCTGTGGGTCCAATGGAACTCGACCGCGGCGTTGACGGTTTCGGGAACGGCCGCTCTGATTGCGGGCGCGTACCTATATTTTTCGGAAGAATCCGTACAACAAAAAAGCCCCTGAACTTCAGGAGCTTTCAATACCGGTTTGGTCTTTCTTTTTGATTTAGGAGATTCTAAGAATTCGATTCTTATTCCGCAAAGATCACCGAAATAGTCGGAAGTTTAAAACCGAGAACGGTCGACAAATCCTTCCGAATTTGATCGCGCACGTTTTGTTTGTCCTCGATCAACAGCGCTTGACGAAGATAAAATTCCGCCGCTTTTAGATCCACTTCTCCGAGAGCCATGGAAACTCTGTAACGAACGGAAGGATTCTCGCTTTTAAGCATATCGCAAAGAGAATAAAAACTTTTATCCGCGACTTTCATGATGTTAACGATCGAGTTGAGGATCGCCGCTTTCGTAAAATCGTTCTTTTCCTTTTCCAAAGTGGAAACGAGAAAGTTCACCGTTTCCTTGCGGTTCATGTATTTTAAACCGTCCGCCGCGGAAGCGCGGATGTAATAGTTCGGGTGACTGAGAGCGTTTACGAGAACGTCTTCGGATTCTTTCGCATAAGGAAAACTTCCGATCGTTCTTAGAATTTCGCCGACCGCGATCACCATCGTATAATCGTCCTTAGACGTAAAATACGGTTCGTCCTTTTCTAGGATGGTGGGTTCGAGTTTCTTATATTCTTCGATGGTCGGTTTGATCGCGATTTCCTGATCCATTACGGCGAGCGCTTGAGCGACCGTAAACTTGAGATAGGGATGATTTTCAAGGGACTTGGGAACTTTCGGATTTCCGCGGAGCGCGTTCAAAAGAGGACGAACGGCGAGTTTGTTATTCACGAACTTGAGATAATCCGCGGCTTCGACCCTTTCCTCGTAGGAACCGGTATCGAGCTTTTTGATCTGCTCGAAATACGCTCTATCGGCGTATTCTACCGCCTTATCGGAAGAGAATAAAGGCAAAACGAAGATAGAAGACAAAATGATAGAGATCGAAATATTCTTAAACATGGAATTCCCTCTCTTGTAATATCGGCTTTTGAAATCTTCGGCTTAAAGTTTCAGGCTTCCTTTTCTTTTACGCTTTCCGCAATTTTGCGGATTTTTTCGGAAAGGTCTTCCAATGGTAAATCGGTTTCGGCGGATTCTTCCAGCTCTTTTCCGATTTTTTTGAGGTCTTCTTGGATGCGAAGTTTGTTTTCGGAGGCGCGGCTGGCCATGTGAGTCAACAGGTCGTCGCGGTATTCAGTCGCCATTTCCAACTTGAGTTCGCCCAAGGAGATCATGGATTGAAGAATCTTTTCCAAACGATCGCGAGTCAGATAACTCGCGCCGATTCCGCCTAAGACCAACCTTCCGAACAGGGAACTTATGTCCTTACCCGTTTCACGGATCAAAGCCGAAAGCATGAAGTTGGAGAATTCTTCGTTTCTTTGACCGAGAGAAACCTTGAGAAAGGTTTGCCCGAGAATTTTCGGAGTGATATCGGAACCGGACATATTATCGATCACGCGGATTTCTTCTCCGTTGATGATCATCTCCGCGACGTCTTCGAGAGTAATCGTTTTACTCGTCTCGGGATCGTAGAGTCGTCGATTCGCGTATCGTTTCAGAAGTTTCATTTTAATTGGTTGCGTCTTTTACGCGTCGCACAATTCTAGAATTCGCCGGAAAAGCCTTCGGTCAAGCAAAATACCCATGGCAAGCCTACTGTTCGATTGTCTCTTCTTAACCGGACTTACCAAAAAAGAAGAGAAGCTTCTTTTCTCCCTCTTGGATTGGAAAGAAATTTCAACGCAGGAATGGGCAGGAGCGGGAAGATTTCCGGAGACTGGACCGGGACAAATCGTGGTTCGCAAATCGGTAGAACCCGATTCTTTGCAAACGGCGATGGATTGGTCGAAACAACCTTTGTTGATCGGAAGAATCGAACCGGCCCTACTCAAAAATCTCTTCGAACACGGATTGAATTACTTTCTAGATCTGAACCGATTGCAAATCGTGGACGTTCCTCTCGAAACGCTTCCTCAAAAAAAAGAATTAACTTCGATCGTAATCGGACCCGATCCGCTTTTATACCAACGAATCCGCGCTCATCTCAAGGTATCGGGTTGGGAAACGGTTCCTTGCAGAGAACTAACGTCGCTCAACGATCGATTTAAGGAATACGAACCCGGCCTTTTGTTTGTCGACTGGGAAAGAACGAACGTAAGGGAAACCGTTGATCGATTGAAAAATCTTCCTCAAAGAGCGGTATTTCCACCCGTGATCGGAATCCGGGACGTCAAACGGGAAAATCTGTTTCAGGATCTCTCCGCGGGAATCCGGGATTTTTGCGAGGATCTATATTCAGAAAAAGAAATATTAGAAATATTGAATCATTCTATTTTCGAACCCGAAAGGGAGAATTTCGCAACTTCGCCGTTTCGACGAATGGTTTTCGAGTTCAGAACCGGAAGTCGACCGACTGGAATCCGAATCGAAAAAACCGCACCGATCCGGTTTTCCAATTCGAACCTGGAAAAAATCAAACTCGGAAAAATCCTCGGTTGGATGTCCGAGTTTTTATAAAAAGCCTGTCCCGAAAGAAACTCAGCGACACTGCTCTCTACGGGTCGCAGCGAGAATCAAATCTAAAATTTCGAAAAAAAAGTTCCAGAAGGTAAAAAATGCTCGAAACGCACTACATATCCTCCCCCGAAATAGAATCGATCGGGTACGACTTCGAAACCGGCGATCTTGTAATCCGTTTTCGAAACGGAAAAGAAAAAAGATACGCGGACGTCCCCAAGGAAACGTACGTGGCTTTGATGCAATCCGGATCGAAAATGAAATTCGTCGAATCGCTCGGCGAGCCGCTTTCGTAAACAGCGATCAAATTTTATTATTGAAGCAATGATTTTCCAAGCAACTATGGATCTACGGAGAATGATCCATGCCCTCTTCAAAAGAAACGAAAACCTCCTCTTTGATCGAAACCGCGTTCGCCTATTACTTTCACCGAACCGATCGTCTCTTACGGCTGCACTTCACCAAGCTGATGACCGACCACAAAGAGGACATCACCGTCGAACAATGGTTATTGCTGAACCAGCTCTCCGTAACCGGAAGCGCGTATCAAACCGATCTTGTGGACAAAACGTTCAAGGATAGACCCAACGTGACTCGGCTTTTGGACGGATTGGAAAAAAAAGATCTCGTTCAAAGGGAAGACGACTCCGAAGACAGAAGAAAATTCAAAGTCGTAATCACGAAAAAAGGAAAGGCTCTTTTGGAAAGAACCGTTCCAAGAATGCTGAAGGAAAGAAAACTCATCTACAAAGGATTGAGCCCATCCGATCTACAAACCTTGAAACGGATCTCGGAAACCATCGAAGCGAACGTGTTAGACGGCAGGATTTGAACTTCAATTCAAATGAGCTTTCAAATCCTGAATCGGAATATGATCCGTAACCTTTTTGGAAAACTTGGCGATCTGCACGCGCAAATCCGGACCGATCAAAAACTCAGCGGGCATACGATCCATCTTCATACCCGGAACTCTTTTCATTTCAAAACCCATTTCTTCCGCTTCCTTAATTTCCTTTTGGGAAGTAAGAATCGTTTTGAAAACTCCGAGCCAAGAAGTGCCCACGCCGTATAAACGATATAACTTTTCGGAAGGATCGGGAATTAAGGAAAACGGAATCGATTTCTTTCCAACGCTTTCCCGAATACTTTCGGGCGTGGATTCGAAAACCGCCAGAACCTGGAGCCCCTTTTTTTCAAGTTCGGGATACGCCTTTAAAAGTTGATGAACCCGTAAATTACAAAGAGCGCATTCCGCATTTCTAAAAAAGGCCAAAAGCGTATATTTTCCTTTCAAATCCGCAAGGCTGATGTTTTTTCCCAAATAATCCCGCACCGCGAAATCTTTGGCCGTGTCTCCCGTTTTCAGTTTCATAAAAATCTCCTTTCTGATTCTGTTTTTAAGTTTAGACTCATTTTGTTGCTTAGGCAACAATTATTTAAGCATCATAATTCGAAAATGAGATTTTTTACTAGGATTTTTCTCGATCATCAAAAGGGGAAAAAACCTTGACTTTCGTTTTTAAAGTCCTATTTTCCTCGGATCATGAAACGAATCACGATCGCAGTTATATCCCTTTCGGTCTTTATTCTTCTCGCGCTTCCCTTTCTTGCGGACGGAGAAAACGGGCTCATCGATGCGGAAGTCCGCGCAAGAAGCGGCGGTTCGTTTGCACAAGGACGAGACGGGTGGATTCATTATCAATTCGAAGGTCCGGAAAATGGCGAGATCGTAGTTTTAGTTCACGGTTTGTCCATGCCGCTTTTTATCTACGGCCCTATATCCGCCATTCTGCAACGGGAAGGATATCGGGTATTAAGAATGGATCTATACGGTAGAGGACTTTCCGATAGACCGGAAACTCCGTATAATAACGATCTCTACGAGAGACAGCTTTCCGATCTATTCGAATCTCTGAATATTCAAAAACCGGTACATTTAATCGGAACGTCTATGGGCGCCTTGGTCGCGATCCATTTTACCCTCAAATATCCTGAAAAAGTGAAAACTCTCGGACTTATCGCCCCCGCCGGATTGCCGATGGAAATTCCATTGGTGGCAAGATTATCCCGTCTTCCCATTTTGGGAGATTATATGATGAAGTCATTCGGAGATAGATCCTTGCTTCAAGGAACCAAGAAAAGTTTTTACGAACCCGATAAGTTTCCGGACTTCGGTTCCCTTTTTCAGGAACAAATGCAATACAAGGGTTTTAAACGCGCGATTCTTTCCAGTTTGAGAAACATGCCGCTCGAATCCTTCGAAGAAGAATACAAACGTTTAGGAACATTCAAAATTCCTAAACTATTAATTTGGGGAAAAGAAGACAAGGTGATTCCGTTTAAAAACAGCGAACTTGCCTTGCAACTTCTTCCCGGAATCGTGTTCGTACCGTTAGACAACGCCGGTCATATACCGCACTATGAAATCCCGGAAAGAGTCGCTCCAAAATTGGTCGAATTCTTGCAACGTTAAACAAACGTCATAGGAATTAGTTCAATCCAACGAAAGAAGATAAGTCGTCTTATACGTCGTAAGAGGTTCGTAGATTTCCATCGAAGCTTTTCCTTTGAGATCGCATCCTTTTTCCTCGCAAGCTCTGAAAATCTTCGGATAAACCTTATAAATTCCTAAAAAGATGGAAAGAAAATTCTTAAGAGGAAATTCAGCGATGAGATATTTTTTCGCGGGAATGGTTCTCGCCTTCAATTCGATGGAAAGTCCGTCCGGAATTTTGGAAATGGGTTCCGCAAAAATCGCCCCGACTTCGCTACGCAGTTTGGCTTTCGGAACTTCATTCGGATTGTCCAAATAGATCCCGAATAATTTAAAGTCCTTGAATCCTTTTTCCGGAAGTTCCTTCTGAAGAACCTCGAACGTTAAACCGACATCGCGATAATCGCCGATCCGCTCGTGCGAAAGAATATAAAACGGGCCCTGTGTTTCTTCCCGAACCTGAACCCGATCGAATGCGCCCATATAAAACAAAAAGCCGACGAGCACCAAGGCCAAAACTAAAATACTCAACGCAAGAATTTTCATAAACACCTCAAAGAATTAAAATTAAGAAGAAGGGAACGATCAAACCGTAATTCAGATACAGCCAGTAGGAGTATCGACTGAAAACGGCTCGTTTCTTTTTTTGGAAGAACAAATCGCGAACCAGAAGAAATCCGGCGACGAACAATAAAAATGGAAGAAAGAACTCCGCTGACTTGTTTCTTTCGTACGGAAAGTTGTGAAAGAATTTCAACCAACCTTCCCCTCCCACAAAAAAACTCGCAAAGATCGAAAGTAAAAACAAATCCCAAGGAATCAGAATTAGGATTCCGAACGCAGTGCCGCGATTGTGCTTCCAAACGAGGGAAAATAGCTTTTGTTCGCCCGCAATTCTTTCCCGAAAACCAGAAATAAGAATATCAAATAAATCGAATATTCTAAAGTTTCCTTCCGTATACGAATCCTCCAGGCCGCTCAGAATCGCATTTTTATACATTTTGGAACAAGAAGAAGGGTAAACGATTTCCACGAAGAGTTGAAAACATCGAAAGATCATCTTAGTTTTCCAGAAGATCCAATTGTTTGGCTCGTTTTAAGGCGGATTCCATCTTTTTCAATTCGTGGATCAAAACCTCTTTTCCGTTCGGCGTGATTTCATAATACAACCGCCTCGGGTCGTCTCCCGGTTCGAGCTTTCGTTTGCAATGTCGAATCCAACCGTAACCGCGAATGGATTCCAAGGTTCGATACAGAGTTCCCGGGCCTAAGCGAAAATTCCCTTCCGAAGAAATCTCGACCGATTTTC of Leptospira sanjuanensis contains these proteins:
- a CDS encoding polyhydroxyalkanoate synthesis regulator DNA-binding domain-containing protein, yielding MKLLKRYANRRLYDPETSKTITLEDVAEMIINGEEIRVIDNMSGSDITPKILGQTFLKVSLGQRNEEFSNFMLSALIRETGKDISSLFGRLVLGGIGASYLTRDRLEKILQSMISLGELKLEMATEYRDDLLTHMASRASENKLRIQEDLKKIGKELEESAETDLPLEDLSEKIRKIAESVKEKEA
- a CDS encoding KTSC domain-containing protein, producing the protein MLETHYISSPEIESIGYDFETGDLVIRFRNGKEKRYADVPKETYVALMQSGSKMKFVESLGEPLS
- a CDS encoding MarR family winged helix-turn-helix transcriptional regulator — protein: MPSSKETKTSSLIETAFAYYFHRTDRLLRLHFTKLMTDHKEDITVEQWLLLNQLSVTGSAYQTDLVDKTFKDRPNVTRLLDGLEKKDLVQREDDSEDRRKFKVVITKKGKALLERTVPRMLKERKLIYKGLSPSDLQTLKRISETIEANVLDGRI
- a CDS encoding peroxiredoxin-like family protein gives rise to the protein MKLKTGDTAKDFAVRDYLGKNISLADLKGKYTLLAFFRNAECALCNLRVHQLLKAYPELEKKGLQVLAVFESTPESIRESVGKKSIPFSLIPDPSEKLYRLYGVGTSWLGVFKTILTSQKEIKEAEEMGFEMKRVPGMKMDRMPAEFLIGPDLRVQIAKFSKKVTDHIPIQDLKAHLN
- a CDS encoding alpha/beta fold hydrolase — its product is MKRITIAVISLSVFILLALPFLADGENGLIDAEVRARSGGSFAQGRDGWIHYQFEGPENGEIVVLVHGLSMPLFIYGPISAILQREGYRVLRMDLYGRGLSDRPETPYNNDLYERQLSDLFESLNIQKPVHLIGTSMGALVAIHFTLKYPEKVKTLGLIAPAGLPMEIPLVARLSRLPILGDYMMKSFGDRSLLQGTKKSFYEPDKFPDFGSLFQEQMQYKGFKRAILSSLRNMPLESFEEEYKRLGTFKIPKLLIWGKEDKVIPFKNSELALQLLPGIVFVPLDNAGHIPHYEIPERVAPKLVEFLQR
- a CDS encoding GyrI-like domain-containing protein, which produces MKILALSILVLALVLVGFLFYMGAFDRVQVREETQGPFYILSHERIGDYRDVGLTFEVLQKELPEKGFKDFKLFGIYLDNPNEVPKAKLRSEVGAIFAEPISKIPDGLSIELKARTIPAKKYLIAEFPLKNFLSIFLGIYKVYPKIFRACEEKGCDLKGKASMEIYEPLTTYKTTYLLSLD
- a CDS encoding PadR family transcriptional regulator; the protein is MRTKEEFSETKGITPAMFHILLSLAEGPQHGYGIGKSVEISSEGNFRLGPGTLYRTLESIRGYGWIRHCKRKLEPGDDPRRLYYEITPNGKEVLIHELKKMESALKRAKQLDLLEN